The proteins below come from a single Marinobacter sp. MDS2 genomic window:
- a CDS encoding NADPH-dependent 2,4-dienoyl-CoA reductase — protein MTASTGASKYPHLLQPLDLGFTTLRNRTLMGSMHTGLEEVKQGFERLAAFYAERARGGVGLIVTGGIGPNSEGSVFQHAAKMTSEEESDKHKVITQAVHEADGKICMQILHAGRYAYSPELVAPSAIQAPINPFKPKELDEEGIQKQIDDYVNCSALAQRAGYDGVEIMGSEGYFINQFIVSHTNHRTDRWGGSYENRIRLPIEIVRRVRERVGENFIIIYRLSMLDLIEDGSTWEEVVHLAKEIEKAGATIINTGIGWHEARVPTIATSVPRGAFTKVTARLKGEVSIPLVTTNRINMPDVAEKVLAEGDADMVSMARPFLADAELVLKAAEDRADEINTCIGCNQACLDHTFSGKLTTCLVNPRACNETELAYVKTMKPKSIAVVGAGPAGLAFATVAAERGHKVTVFDDASEIGGQFNVAKRIPGKEEFYETLRYFRVMLDKHGVDVRLNTRVSEVDLKAGGFDEVVLATGVKPRTPAIEGIDHPKVIGYLDAILKRKPVGQKVAVIGAGGIGFDVSEFIVHEGESPSLNTEHFMKEWGVDLTVEHRGGIKGVEAEVPAPAREVYLLQRKVSKVGKNLGKTTGWIHRTSLKNRDVQMIPGVSYRKIDDEGLHITVTPKGAEQGEDKVLPVDTVIICAGQDPLRELQSGLEAAGLPVHLIGGADVAAELDAKRAIDQGSRLAAEI, from the coding sequence ATGACCGCAAGCACTGGTGCCAGCAAATACCCGCATCTTCTGCAGCCGTTGGACCTTGGCTTTACCACACTGCGAAACCGGACTCTGATGGGCTCTATGCACACGGGTTTGGAGGAAGTTAAGCAAGGGTTTGAGCGCTTGGCTGCTTTTTATGCTGAGCGTGCCCGGGGCGGAGTTGGCCTCATCGTGACAGGAGGGATCGGGCCTAACAGTGAAGGGTCGGTGTTTCAGCACGCTGCAAAGATGACCAGCGAAGAAGAGTCCGACAAACACAAAGTGATTACCCAGGCTGTGCACGAGGCTGACGGTAAGATCTGCATGCAGATTCTTCATGCCGGGCGTTATGCGTACTCGCCCGAGCTGGTGGCGCCGTCAGCCATCCAGGCGCCGATCAATCCTTTCAAGCCCAAAGAGTTGGATGAAGAGGGTATCCAGAAGCAGATTGACGACTACGTGAACTGTTCCGCTCTGGCTCAGCGTGCCGGCTACGACGGTGTCGAAATCATGGGCTCGGAAGGTTATTTCATCAACCAGTTTATTGTGTCGCATACCAACCACCGTACCGATCGTTGGGGTGGCAGTTACGAGAATCGTATTCGTCTGCCGATTGAGATTGTGCGTCGAGTTCGCGAGCGAGTGGGTGAAAACTTCATCATTATTTATCGTCTGTCGATGCTAGATCTGATTGAAGACGGCAGTACCTGGGAAGAAGTCGTTCATCTGGCTAAAGAAATTGAAAAGGCCGGGGCCACCATTATTAACACCGGCATTGGGTGGCACGAGGCCCGTGTTCCTACGATTGCCACGTCAGTACCTCGTGGTGCTTTCACAAAAGTGACGGCGCGCCTGAAGGGTGAGGTGAGTATTCCACTGGTGACGACAAACCGCATTAATATGCCGGATGTGGCCGAAAAAGTCCTTGCAGAAGGCGATGCCGACATGGTCTCTATGGCGCGTCCGTTTTTGGCCGATGCTGAATTGGTGCTTAAAGCCGCCGAAGATCGTGCTGACGAAATCAATACGTGCATCGGGTGTAATCAGGCCTGCCTGGACCACACGTTCAGCGGCAAGTTGACGACGTGTTTGGTTAACCCGCGTGCCTGTAATGAAACCGAGTTGGCCTATGTTAAAACTATGAAGCCCAAATCGATCGCGGTAGTCGGTGCAGGGCCTGCCGGGCTGGCATTCGCCACGGTTGCAGCGGAGCGAGGTCACAAGGTAACTGTATTTGACGATGCTAGCGAGATTGGTGGCCAGTTTAACGTGGCCAAGCGCATACCGGGCAAAGAAGAGTTCTACGAAACGCTTCGCTATTTCCGTGTCATGCTCGACAAGCACGGCGTTGATGTGCGATTGAATACCCGTGTTTCAGAAGTCGATTTGAAAGCCGGCGGATTTGATGAGGTGGTTTTGGCGACCGGCGTGAAGCCTCGCACCCCCGCAATTGAAGGTATCGACCATCCGAAAGTGATCGGCTACCTGGATGCCATTTTGAAACGCAAACCGGTTGGTCAGAAGGTTGCTGTGATCGGGGCTGGTGGTATCGGGTTCGACGTGTCGGAGTTCATCGTGCACGAGGGCGAATCCCCGTCATTGAACACTGAACACTTCATGAAGGAGTGGGGTGTGGATCTGACCGTCGAGCACCGTGGCGGTATTAAGGGTGTCGAGGCTGAAGTGCCGGCACCAGCCCGCGAGGTCTACCTGTTGCAGCGCAAGGTTTCCAAAGTCGGTAAGAACTTGGGCAAAACCACTGGCTGGATTCACCGTACGTCTCTGAAAAACCGGGATGTTCAGATGATTCCGGGGGTCAGCTATCGCAAGATCGACGATGAAGGTCTGCACATCACCGTGACCCCGAAAGGCGCAGAGCAAGGCGAAGACAAGGTGTTGCCGGTCGATACGGTGATTATCTGCGCCGGTCAGGATCCGCTGCGGGAGTTGCAATCTGGATTGGAAGCGGCCGGCCTGCCTGTGCACCTGATTGGCGGTGCCGATGTTGCCGCTGAGCTGGATGCGAAGCGCGCGATCGATCAAGGCAGCCGGTTGGCCGCTGAAATCTGA
- a CDS encoding DNA repair protein: protein MVIASQAAEAHSAVFFMDGVQVARQMRLSEFGAFLDGYVGLSDLAETEVRAVLVNLNPDLTVAALVFFNIWFDEEGQADRAWNVPIEALAEQGSKGPDLGGGPIRLVCRSQTPDAKVKDFLWDPDMTPGHSHFHSIRKSVQENSLRFHKVEATAADIPTLDLVDESLGDEDSQQRSRMAQLLREHRLRIKTLQSVHRDVLSDLRREHRVEMQALRSEFLELEQQYERLKHTNGQMKLRLAERNEQYLSMQQGMAKDHSESGDKTSAELVLLREQLERKQRELQLRDETIDALERENDELKNREPLEGSILAKLQDHSVFLVAYHHGVGHISLPAADISAYFKNPVAYAAERCGLSESAYQEWLEHYEHPHCMQQNEAGVTCAEPIVRVTQPAEFKAGIDDRCDAHKP from the coding sequence ATGGTTATTGCCAGCCAAGCTGCCGAGGCTCACTCGGCAGTGTTTTTCATGGATGGAGTACAGGTTGCGCGTCAAATGCGTTTGTCCGAATTCGGCGCGTTTCTTGACGGATATGTGGGGCTTTCCGATCTCGCCGAAACGGAAGTGCGAGCGGTGCTTGTCAATCTGAACCCGGATCTTACGGTCGCGGCTCTGGTCTTTTTCAATATCTGGTTTGATGAGGAAGGGCAGGCCGATCGGGCGTGGAATGTGCCGATTGAAGCGTTGGCAGAACAGGGTTCAAAAGGTCCGGATCTGGGCGGTGGCCCAATCCGTTTGGTGTGCCGCAGCCAGACACCGGATGCCAAAGTAAAAGATTTTCTTTGGGACCCGGACATGACGCCGGGGCACAGCCACTTCCATTCCATACGCAAGTCGGTTCAGGAGAATTCGCTTCGGTTCCATAAAGTTGAAGCGACGGCCGCCGACATTCCGACTCTCGATCTTGTCGATGAAAGCCTGGGCGACGAGGATTCCCAACAACGCTCCCGAATGGCCCAGTTACTGCGTGAACATCGGCTGCGGATAAAAACCCTCCAAAGCGTGCACCGGGATGTTTTGAGCGATCTGCGAAGAGAGCATCGTGTTGAAATGCAGGCTCTGCGGTCTGAGTTCTTGGAGCTTGAGCAGCAATATGAGCGCTTGAAGCATACGAATGGCCAGATGAAGCTTCGTTTGGCAGAGCGTAACGAACAGTACCTTTCCATGCAGCAAGGTATGGCGAAGGACCACTCGGAATCCGGTGACAAAACCAGTGCCGAGTTGGTGTTGCTGCGTGAGCAGCTCGAGCGTAAACAGCGCGAACTGCAACTCCGTGACGAGACGATTGATGCTCTGGAGCGCGAAAACGATGAGCTCAAGAATCGGGAACCTCTGGAGGGCTCCATACTAGCGAAGCTGCAGGATCATTCGGTGTTTTTGGTGGCCTATCACCACGGCGTTGGTCACATTTCTCTTCCAGCCGCTGACATTAGCGCATACTTCAAGAACCCTGTGGCTTATGCTGCGGAACGTTGTGGTTTGAGCGAGTCGGCTTATCAAGAATGGCTGGAGCACTACGAGCATCCACACTGCATGCAGCAGAACGAGGCCGGGGTGACGTGTGCCGAGCCGATCGTTCGCGTGACGCAGCCCGCTGAATTTAAGGCGGGCATCGATGATCGCTGCGACGCCCACAAACCGTGA
- a CDS encoding NAD(+) kinase has protein sequence MDQFRNIGIIGRMGSVKVVESLRQLKQYLTANDYQVIIEEDTATMIPGHGLQVASKKLLGEICDLVIVVGGDGSLLGAARELAKSKVPILGVNRGRLGFLTDISPVDLEERLAQVLAGDYMEESRFLLDGHVERNGQPLGFGSALNDVVLHPGKSTRMIGFDLYIDGHFVYSQRSDGLIVATPTGSTAYSLSAGGPIMHPKLDAVVLVPMFPHTLSSRPIVVDGKSEIKLVIGETNETYPQVSFDGQMNIACAPGDIIRITKKPFKIRLIHPTDHNFYATCRDKLGWASEIAAS, from the coding sequence ATGGATCAATTCAGGAATATCGGCATCATCGGCCGGATGGGCAGCGTTAAAGTGGTCGAGTCGCTGCGTCAGCTTAAGCAATACCTGACGGCCAACGACTATCAGGTCATTATTGAAGAAGACACCGCGACCATGATCCCTGGCCACGGCCTTCAGGTGGCCAGTAAAAAGCTGCTCGGGGAGATTTGCGATCTTGTTATCGTGGTCGGCGGTGATGGCAGTCTGCTGGGTGCGGCACGGGAGTTGGCAAAGTCGAAAGTGCCCATTCTCGGTGTGAACCGGGGCCGGTTAGGGTTTCTCACCGATATTTCCCCGGTGGATCTCGAGGAACGTCTGGCGCAGGTTCTGGCTGGCGATTACATGGAAGAGTCGCGCTTCCTGCTGGATGGCCACGTTGAGCGTAATGGCCAACCTCTGGGTTTTGGATCGGCTCTGAACGATGTCGTGCTGCACCCGGGTAAATCAACCCGGATGATCGGCTTCGACCTATATATTGATGGTCACTTTGTGTATAGCCAGCGCTCAGACGGGCTGATCGTGGCAACGCCCACGGGTTCTACCGCTTACTCCTTGTCTGCCGGTGGCCCGATCATGCACCCCAAGCTGGATGCTGTTGTCCTGGTTCCCATGTTTCCCCATACCTTGAGTAGTCGTCCGATCGTGGTTGATGGCAAAAGCGAGATCAAGCTGGTGATCGGCGAAACCAATGAAACCTATCCGCAAGTCAGTTTTGATGGGCAGATGAATATTGCGTGTGCCCCAGGCGATATCATCCGCATCACCAAAAAGCCGTTCAAGATCCGTCTTATTCACCCGACCGATCACAACTTCTACGCCACCTGCCGTGACAAGCTGGGTTGGGCAAGCGAGATAGCAGCGAGTTGA
- a CDS encoding metallophosphoesterase yields MVRANEVASRGYDIIGDVHGCANTLEQLLEQMGYRKHNGVYQHPRRQAIFIGDIIDRGPRIRESLHLVRDMVERGSARIVMGNHEYNALGYCTRARPGSGKQFLREHNPRHDRLIKETLEQFDAYPHEWNEFLEWFYTIPLFIEEEGFRAVHACWDQTLIDQFRENQGGACIDEDFLHASAAIESFAGQVMDTLLRGTDLRLPEGVKITGRDGYTREFFRTKFWADNPKTYADVVFQPDPLPPEVAAMELTPDERAQLITYPQDAPPVFVGHYWMDSEPAPLKHNVACIDYSAVKYGRMVAYRMDDEKVLSKDKFVWVDVSRPDQTDYPISEDSVAR; encoded by the coding sequence ATGGTGAGAGCAAACGAAGTTGCAAGTCGCGGTTACGACATCATCGGGGATGTGCACGGGTGTGCAAACACTCTTGAGCAATTGCTGGAGCAGATGGGGTATCGCAAGCACAACGGCGTATACCAGCACCCGCGTCGGCAGGCCATTTTCATAGGTGACATCATTGACCGTGGCCCCAGAATTCGTGAATCGTTGCATTTGGTTCGGGATATGGTTGAGCGAGGTTCTGCCCGTATTGTAATGGGCAATCACGAATACAACGCGCTGGGCTATTGCACGCGCGCCCGTCCGGGCAGCGGAAAACAGTTCCTGCGGGAACACAATCCGCGCCATGATCGGCTGATCAAGGAGACGCTCGAGCAATTCGATGCGTATCCCCATGAGTGGAACGAGTTTCTGGAGTGGTTTTACACCATTCCGCTGTTTATTGAAGAAGAGGGCTTTCGTGCCGTTCACGCCTGTTGGGATCAAACGTTGATTGACCAGTTTCGCGAGAATCAGGGTGGTGCGTGCATTGATGAGGATTTCCTGCATGCGTCTGCGGCGATTGAATCGTTTGCAGGTCAAGTCATGGATACGTTGCTGCGTGGAACAGATCTCCGCTTGCCGGAAGGTGTAAAAATTACCGGTCGTGATGGCTATACCCGAGAATTTTTCCGCACCAAATTCTGGGCTGACAACCCTAAAACCTACGCAGATGTCGTGTTTCAGCCTGACCCGCTGCCACCGGAAGTCGCTGCAATGGAGTTGACGCCAGACGAGCGGGCGCAATTGATTACCTACCCACAGGATGCGCCCCCGGTTTTCGTTGGCCATTACTGGATGGACAGTGAGCCGGCCCCCCTGAAGCACAACGTGGCCTGCATCGATTACAGCGCCGTGAAGTACGGAAGGATGGTGGCGTATCGGATGGATGATGAGAAAGTCCTTTCAAAGGACAAATTTGTTTGGGTGGATGTCAGTCGTCCTGACCAAACCGATTATCCCATCAGTGAAGACAGTGTCGCTCGATAA
- a CDS encoding rhomboid family intramembrane serine protease, translated as MNNPNSSPVTPDGRWQPGPKHAPLVVAVLVLALIMVWLTGMGQNALAVKLTAVDPRIVPWHVFDTLSGRLDALLATLAAGEVWRLITPDFLHFSWTHLIFNAVMLWFLGSQIEWIDGRARLVALFVVTSLASNVLQYLVSGPLFGGLSGVVYGVLGYCWLSQQRRPRFQFPPALVTFALIWMVIGFTPIPEWVGLGRMANEAHLGGFLGGLGMALVMPPHKKSPTQR; from the coding sequence TTGAATAACCCGAACTCTTCCCCTGTGACCCCGGATGGCCGTTGGCAGCCGGGGCCTAAGCACGCCCCCTTGGTAGTAGCGGTGCTTGTTCTGGCCCTGATTATGGTTTGGCTGACAGGCATGGGCCAGAATGCGCTGGCCGTTAAACTGACGGCGGTAGATCCCCGAATAGTGCCTTGGCATGTATTCGATACACTGTCGGGCCGGCTAGACGCGCTGTTGGCAACCTTGGCGGCGGGCGAAGTCTGGCGCTTGATCACGCCGGATTTCCTGCATTTCAGTTGGACCCATCTGATCTTTAATGCGGTGATGCTTTGGTTTCTGGGCAGTCAGATTGAGTGGATCGACGGTCGGGCGCGTCTGGTTGCTTTATTTGTTGTCACCAGCCTTGCATCCAATGTGCTTCAGTACTTGGTATCCGGGCCGTTATTTGGTGGTTTGTCTGGTGTGGTTTATGGCGTGTTGGGTTATTGCTGGTTGAGTCAGCAGCGGCGACCCCGTTTTCAGTTTCCGCCGGCGTTGGTGACGTTCGCGCTCATATGGATGGTCATTGGCTTTACACCCATACCCGAATGGGTTGGGTTGGGCCGAATGGCGAACGAAGCGCACCTGGGCGGTTTTCTCGGAGGGCTTGGCATGGCGCTGGTTATGCCTCCCCATAAAAAAAGCCCCACCCAAAGGTGA
- a CDS encoding YeaC family protein has product MTYDELIERLDPTIYRNLKQAIELGKWPDGRAISREQRAICLEAVIYYENKHNIPEEERVGYLDRGEKAGTACDPSVQFRKDRQAQNNDVDPDQFVEVKV; this is encoded by the coding sequence ATGACCTACGACGAACTGATTGAGCGGCTGGATCCGACCATCTACCGCAACCTCAAACAGGCCATTGAGCTGGGCAAGTGGCCTGACGGTCGGGCCATTTCACGTGAGCAGCGCGCGATTTGTCTCGAGGCGGTCATATATTACGAGAACAAGCACAACATCCCGGAGGAAGAACGGGTGGGGTACCTGGATCGCGGCGAAAAGGCCGGTACGGCTTGTGACCCCTCTGTACAGTTCCGAAAAGATCGCCAAGCGCAGAACAACGATGTCGATCCGGATCAATTTGTTGAGGTAAAGGTTTGA
- a CDS encoding DUF2797 domain-containing protein has product MTESIDVTGRLRKMPAEAGNPVAYTLAVGDTRIPMNELIGKKLRLDFEGVIRCINCDRTTKKSFNQGFCYPCFRKLAACDSCIMSPEKCHFHLGTCREPEWGEANCMVEHVVYLANSSGLKVGITRGTQVPTRWIDQGAVDAIPMLRVSSRYLAGLAEVACKSHVADRTNWRAMLKGDVPELDLVEERQRILALVEDDLAELKRQHGEDSLRIVDEASLGLGYPVQVWPAKVKTHNLDKTPEVEGLLEGIKGQYLMLDTGVINIRKFTGYEVRFRVLD; this is encoded by the coding sequence TTGACTGAATCCATCGATGTGACCGGGCGTTTGCGAAAAATGCCCGCGGAGGCGGGTAATCCGGTGGCGTACACTCTGGCGGTGGGCGATACCCGAATCCCGATGAACGAGCTGATCGGAAAGAAGCTGCGACTGGATTTTGAGGGTGTGATTCGCTGCATCAACTGCGACCGCACCACCAAGAAGAGTTTTAACCAAGGTTTTTGTTACCCCTGTTTCCGTAAGCTGGCGGCCTGCGACAGCTGCATTATGAGCCCCGAGAAGTGCCATTTTCATCTAGGCACCTGCCGTGAGCCAGAGTGGGGCGAAGCCAATTGCATGGTTGAACACGTGGTGTATCTGGCCAATTCCAGCGGATTGAAAGTTGGCATCACGCGGGGTACCCAGGTACCCACACGTTGGATCGATCAGGGTGCGGTGGATGCCATTCCTATGTTGCGCGTATCCAGCCGCTATCTGGCCGGTCTGGCGGAAGTTGCGTGTAAGAGCCATGTCGCTGACCGTACCAACTGGCGAGCAATGCTGAAGGGCGACGTGCCGGAACTGGATTTGGTTGAAGAGCGTCAGCGCATATTGGCGTTGGTCGAAGACGATCTGGCCGAGTTAAAGCGCCAACACGGCGAGGACAGTTTGCGAATTGTGGATGAGGCCTCACTTGGGCTGGGTTATCCGGTGCAGGTGTGGCCGGCAAAGGTCAAAACCCATAATCTGGATAAAACACCCGAGGTCGAAGGGTTACTGGAGGGCATCAAGGGCCAGTACCTGATGCTCGATACCGGCGTGATCAACATTCGAAAATTTACCGGTTACGAAGTCCGGTTCCGGGTTCTCGACTGA
- the pepN gene encoding aminopeptidase N produces MRTSQPQTIYLNEYQVPAYLIDRVDLRFELFEDGARVHSTMAVRRNPEASQADAPLQLDGDSLTLESVSLDGVVLSGDAYEEQGDKLVVNSVPAQFELNVVTWIEPQNNTRLEGLYKSSGMFCTQCEAEGFRCITYYPDRPDVMAVFRTRVEADKSAYPILLSNGNPVEQGELDGGRHFVTWEDPFPKPAYLFALVAGDLVEIKDTFTTCSGRSIDLRMYVEPRNAAKCDFAMGALKRSMRWDEEVYGREYDLDIFMIVAVDDFNMGAMENKGLNIFNSSCVLASQETATDASFQRIEAIVAHEYFHNWSGNRVTCRDWFQLSLKEGFTVFRDAQFSADMGSPTVKRIEDATLLRTAQFAEDAGPMAHPVRPASYMEISNFYTLTIYEKGAEVVRMIHNLLGDEMFRKGSDLYFERHDGQAVTTDDFVRAMEDASGRDLSQFRLWYEQAGTPVVTVADEFDEQRGVYRLNIRQSIPDTPGQSEKKPQHIPFALGLLDKAGQPLPLNLSADEQAGPVDRVLELTDAEHSFEFHGLSERPVPSLLRNFSAPVRVQYPWSREQLLFLMSHDPDGFNRWDAGQRLAVDVIQSLIGAPEDVPVDPRLVEAYRRLLNDTSLDQALVAKMLLLPSEAYLVELADQADVPAIHEARERVLAHLAESLRDELVACYQRSQAQGDYQLTPDAIALRSLRNTALSWLLGIKDTQGLAFALDQYRSADNMTDRLGALRALVNSDFVDEREQALAEFYDQFNDDPQVVEMWFSVQAASHQAGQLSQIQALLEHPAFDWKNPNKVRSVIGAFAGQNLAAFHSADGSGYQFLAAQVCRLDDSNPQIAARLISPLTRWKKFAPAYRQQMKAALEHVRNKNELSRDVYEVVLKSLAD; encoded by the coding sequence ATGCGAACCAGTCAGCCGCAAACCATATACCTGAACGAATACCAGGTTCCCGCGTATTTGATTGATCGTGTGGATTTGCGTTTCGAATTGTTTGAAGACGGTGCCCGCGTGCACAGTACGATGGCTGTGCGTCGAAACCCCGAGGCCAGTCAGGCCGATGCGCCTTTGCAGTTGGATGGCGACAGCCTGACGCTTGAATCCGTGTCGTTGGATGGCGTGGTGTTGTCGGGCGATGCCTACGAGGAGCAGGGTGACAAGCTGGTGGTAAACAGCGTGCCAGCCCAGTTCGAATTGAATGTGGTGACCTGGATTGAGCCGCAAAACAACACCCGTCTGGAAGGCCTGTACAAATCCTCCGGTATGTTTTGCACCCAATGCGAGGCCGAAGGTTTCCGCTGTATCACCTATTACCCCGATCGTCCGGACGTGATGGCAGTGTTCCGTACTCGCGTGGAAGCTGACAAGTCGGCCTACCCGATTCTGCTGTCTAACGGTAACCCGGTTGAGCAAGGTGAACTCGACGGTGGCCGCCATTTTGTGACCTGGGAAGACCCGTTCCCGAAACCGGCATACTTGTTTGCTCTGGTTGCTGGCGATCTGGTCGAGATAAAAGACACCTTCACGACCTGTTCTGGCCGCTCCATCGATTTGCGTATGTATGTCGAACCTCGCAACGCTGCCAAGTGCGACTTCGCCATGGGTGCCTTGAAGCGTTCCATGCGTTGGGACGAAGAGGTATATGGCCGGGAATACGATCTCGACATCTTTATGATCGTGGCGGTCGACGATTTCAATATGGGCGCGATGGAGAACAAGGGGCTGAATATCTTCAATTCGTCCTGCGTGTTGGCCAGCCAGGAGACGGCAACCGACGCCTCTTTTCAGCGCATCGAAGCGATCGTCGCTCACGAATACTTCCATAACTGGTCCGGCAACCGGGTCACCTGCCGGGACTGGTTCCAGTTGAGCCTCAAAGAAGGCTTTACCGTGTTTCGGGATGCCCAATTCTCTGCCGATATGGGTTCGCCAACGGTCAAGCGTATTGAGGATGCAACGCTTCTGCGCACGGCGCAGTTTGCCGAGGATGCCGGCCCTATGGCGCACCCTGTTCGGCCTGCGTCTTATATGGAGATTTCCAACTTCTACACGTTGACCATCTATGAGAAGGGCGCCGAAGTCGTACGAATGATTCATAACCTGCTCGGCGATGAGATGTTCCGCAAAGGCAGCGATCTTTACTTTGAGCGTCATGATGGCCAGGCAGTCACCACTGATGACTTTGTTCGGGCCATGGAAGATGCCTCCGGCCGCGATTTAAGCCAGTTCCGCCTGTGGTACGAACAAGCGGGTACGCCGGTGGTCACGGTGGCCGATGAATTTGACGAGCAGCGCGGCGTGTATCGCTTGAATATTCGTCAGAGCATTCCGGACACGCCAGGCCAGTCGGAGAAAAAGCCCCAGCACATTCCCTTCGCTCTTGGTTTGCTTGATAAAGCGGGCCAGCCCCTACCGTTGAATTTGAGCGCCGATGAGCAAGCTGGGCCGGTTGATCGTGTGCTTGAACTGACGGATGCCGAGCACAGCTTCGAATTCCACGGCTTGTCGGAGCGCCCGGTACCGTCACTGCTGCGGAACTTTTCCGCGCCGGTTCGCGTGCAGTACCCATGGAGTCGTGAGCAGTTGCTGTTCTTGATGAGCCACGATCCTGACGGATTTAATCGTTGGGATGCCGGTCAGCGTCTGGCTGTTGATGTTATTCAGTCTTTGATCGGTGCACCGGAGGATGTCCCGGTCGATCCGAGACTGGTCGAGGCATACCGCCGTCTGCTGAACGACACCTCTCTGGATCAGGCGTTGGTTGCGAAGATGCTGCTGTTGCCTTCAGAGGCTTATTTAGTCGAGTTGGCGGACCAGGCTGACGTGCCGGCAATCCACGAGGCGCGTGAGCGTGTGCTGGCTCACCTGGCAGAATCGCTTCGGGACGAGTTGGTTGCGTGCTATCAGCGCAGCCAGGCCCAGGGCGATTATCAGCTGACGCCGGATGCCATCGCCCTGCGCAGCCTTCGCAACACTGCGCTGTCGTGGCTTCTGGGCATTAAAGATACCCAGGGCCTGGCGTTCGCGCTGGACCAGTATCGTTCGGCCGACAATATGACGGACCGTTTGGGTGCGTTGCGAGCGTTGGTGAACTCCGACTTTGTGGATGAGCGCGAGCAGGCGCTGGCGGAATTTTACGACCAGTTCAACGATGACCCTCAAGTGGTTGAAATGTGGTTCTCTGTGCAGGCTGCGAGTCATCAGGCCGGGCAGTTGTCTCAGATTCAGGCGCTTCTTGAGCACCCTGCGTTCGATTGGAAAAATCCGAACAAGGTTCGCTCAGTGATCGGAGCGTTCGCCGGACAGAATCTGGCCGCCTTCCACAGTGCGGATGGCAGTGGTTATCAATTCCTGGCTGCCCAGGTGTGCAGGCTGGACGATAGCAATCCTCAGATTGCTGCGCGTTTGATTTCGCCGCTAACCCGCTGGAAGAAGTTTGCCCCGGCTTATCGCCAACAGATGAAAGCCGCGCTGGAGCATGTGCGCAACAAAAACGAGCTTTCACGTGATGTTTATGAGGTCGTCCTGAAAAGTTTGGCCGATTGA